One Primulina tabacum isolate GXHZ01 chromosome 10, ASM2559414v2, whole genome shotgun sequence DNA segment encodes these proteins:
- the LOC142506117 gene encoding uncharacterized protein LOC142506117 has translation MQAAKETAANVAASARAGMEKTKATVLEKAEQAKTRDPMMKDMATQKKEAKIQEAEREKQGAIQQNRAARHEVPAGGYGGFTAIGGANTGTGAHHHHPAAPGHTAGGPIHGGAAGAEYPAGAETGGAGHLGGGHLTGDPIHGGAAGADTGGAGHIGGGHLTGTGHTGHTL, from the exons ATGCAGGCAGCGAAGGAAACAGCGGCTAATGTTGCGGCTTCTGCCAGGGCTGGCATGGAGAAGACGAAGGCCACCGTACTAGAAAAG GCTGAGCAGGCGAAGACGCGTGATCCTATGATGAAAGATATGGCAACCCAAAAGAAAGAGGCCAAGATTCAGGAGGCGGAGCGCGAGAAACAAGGGGCGATTCAGCAGAACAGGGCCGCCAGGCATGAGGTACCCGCCGGTGGGTATGGCGGATTCACCGCCATCGGCGGCGCAAATACAGGCACCGGGGCACACCACCACCACCCAGCTGCCCCAGGCCACACGGCCGGGGGACCGATCCATGGAGGGGCTGCCGGTGCCGAGTACCCGGCAGGTGCAGAGACCGGCGGAGCTGGGCATCTCGGGGGTGGACATCTGACGGGGGACCCGATCCATGGAGGAGCTGCAGGTGCGGACACCGGCGGAGCTGGGCATATCGGGGGTGGACATCTGACGGGGACCGGCCACACAGGTCATACTCTCTAA
- the LOC142505876 gene encoding putative GDP-L-fucose synthase 2, which translates to MDPTLIDKSATILVTGHRGLVGSAVVRKLRFLGYANLLLRTQSELDLTSQSSVDAFFAAHKPNYVILAAAKVGGIHANNTYPADFITINLQIQTNVITSAFKHNTIKLLFLGSSCIYPKFAPQPIPESALLTAPLEPTNEWYAIAKIAGIKMCQAFRIQHSFNAISAMPTNLYGPNDNFHPENSHVLPALLRRFHEAKTNNVGEVVVWGSGTPLREFLHVDDLADALVFMMENYSGLEHVNVGSGKEVSIKELAGLIKEVVGYQGKIVWDSSKPDGTPRKLMDSSKLASLGWEPKISLKEGLEDTYRWYLENVVAQQ; encoded by the coding sequence ATGGACCCAACCCTAATTGACAAATCCGCCACCATATTAGTCACTGGACACCGCGGTCTGGTGGGATCTGCCGTGGTTCGCAAGCTCCGTTTCCTCGGCTACGCCAATCTCCTCCTCAGAACCCAATCGGAGCTCGACCTCACATCCCAATCCTCGGTGGACGCCTTCTTCGCCGCTCACAAACCCAACTACGTCATCTTGGCCGCCGCAAAAGTCGGCGGGATCCACGCGAACAACACCTACCCTGCAGATTTCATCACCATCAACCTCCAAATCCAGACCAACGTCATTACCTCCGCCTTCAAACACAATACTATTAAACTCCTCTTCCTCGGTTCCTCCTGCATTTACCCCAAATTCGCCCCGCAGCCCATACCGGAATCTGCCCTATTGACCGCTCCATTAGAGCCCACAAACGAATGGTACGCCATCGCCAAGATCGCAGGCATCAAAATGTGCCAGGCATTTCGCATTCAGCACTCCTTTAATGCGATCTCCGCTATGCCTACAAACTTATATGGGCCCAACGACAACTTCCACCCCGAAAACTCGCACGTATTGCCGGCTCTGCTTCGCAGGTTCCACGAAGCAAAAACGAACAATGTGGGTGAAGTAGTGGTTTGGGGGAGCGGGACGCCGTTGAGGGAGTTCTTGCACGTGGATGATTTGGCTGATGCGCTAGTCTTTATGATGGAAAATTATAGTGGATTAGAGCACGTGAATGTGGGGAGTGGAAAGGAAGTTAGCATAAAGGAACTTGCAGGATTGATCAAGGAAGTTGTGGGATATCAAGGGAAGATTGTTTGGGATTCCAGTAAACCAGACGGCACCCCGAGGAAGCTTATGGATAGCTCCAAGCTCGCAAGTTTGGGGTGGGAGCCGAAGATTTCCCTTAAAGAAGGACTTGAAGACACATACAGATGGTACTTGGAGAATGTTGTTGCGCAGCAGTAG